Proteins from a genomic interval of Nematostella vectensis chromosome 5, jaNemVect1.1, whole genome shotgun sequence:
- the LOC5507835 gene encoding GTP-binding protein Rit2, translating into MRLQGIMHPPEASFHGNLRVYKLVLLGEGGVGKSALIVQLISHQFLDYHDPTIEDAYQHQVVLDNEPALLDILDTAGQQEFTAMREQYMRNGEGFIIIYSITDRSSFNLAAQYKDQIERVRRTDDIPIVLVGNKDDLEGKREVTTQEGQELAHRFDCPFFETSACQRHFVDDAFHGLVREIRKKEKQRLTGHFQEEKKGLVKSLRNFVKRRGRKTVS; encoded by the exons ATGCGATTGCAAGGAATAATGCATCCGCCCGAAGCCTCTTTTCACGGCAACTTGCGTGTTTACAAGCTGGTTCTTCTTGGCGAAGGTGGCGTTGGGAAATCAG CTTTGATCGTTCAGCTGATTTCACACCAGTTTCTTGACTACCATGACCCAACTATCG AGGATGCTTACCAACACCAGGTGGTCCTTGACAATGAACCAGCCCTTCTTGACATTCTGGACACAGCGGGCCAG CAAGAGTTCACGGCCATGAGGGAACAGTACATGCGCAATGGAGAAGGcttcattattatttattccaTTACTGACCGAAGCAGCTTTAATCTTGCTGCACAGTACAAGGATCAAATAGAGAGGGTTCGTCGTACAGATGATATTCCCATTGTGCTTGTTGGCAACAAGGATGACTTGGAGGGAAAGCGAGAGGTCACCACACAAGAGGGGCAAGAACTTGCCCACAGATTTGACTGTCCATTTTTTGAGACCTCAGCTTGCCAGAGGCATTTTGTTGACGATGCATTTCATGGACTTGTACGAGAGATCcgtaaaaaggaaaaacaaagaCTTACAGGACATTTTCAAGAAGAGAAGAAAGGACTTGTGAAAAGTTTGAGGAATTTTGTCAAGCGACGAGGAAGGAAAACAGTTAGTTAG